In the Streptomyces sp. NBC_00193 genome, TTGAGGCGCGGGGCCCGGGGCGGGGCCCGGGGCGGGGCCCGGGGCGGCGCCCCGGGAGCGGAGCCGCACGGCGGCGGCCCCGGCCCGTCCCCGCCGAGCGCGGCGACACGGCATGATCGGGACCACACCCCACCCCCCGAGGAGCCCACCCGTGCCCCCCACCCCCGGTGACAGCCGGGCCGCCGCCAACGCCGCCTCCGTGCTCCGCGCCGTCCTGACCCACGGCCCCCTCGCGCGCAGCGACATCCCGAAGCTCTGCGGTCTCAGCCCGGCCGCCGTGTCCCGGCAGACCACGGCCCTGCTCCGCGCCGGCCTGCTGCACGAGCACCCCGAGACGGAGCCGCACGCCGCGGCGACCGGCCCCGGCCGCCCCCGCATCCCCCTCGACCTGCACACCGGCCCCCTCGGCGGCCCCCTCGCCGCCGGCCTGCACATCGGCGTGCCCGCCTCCACCTTCAGCCTCGTGGACCTGCGCGGCCGCGTCCTGGCCCGCCGCGCCTTCCCGCACGCGGGCCGCTCCCCCGGCAGCCTCCCCGCCGAGATCGCCGCCGCACTCGGCCGGTTCCTCCAGGCCTCCAACCCCGCCGGCCGCCCCCTGCTCGGCGTCGGCGCGGCCCTCGGGGGCTGGGTCCGCCCCGCCGACGGCACCGTGGTCCGCCACGACGCCCTCGGCTGGCGCGACCTCCCCCTCGCCGCCGAGCTCTCCGACCGCCTCGGCCTGCCCGTCTCCGTGGACAACCACGCCCGCGCCGTCGCCCACGCCGAGATCCTCTTCGGCCGCCCGGAGGCCCGCTCCAGCCTCGTCCACCTCTTCATCGGCAACGTCGTCGACGCCGCCTTCGGTATCGAGGGCACCGTGCACCAGGGCCCGGAAGCCGCCGCCGGGGACGTCGCACACCTCCCGGTGCCCGGGTCACAGACCCCCTGCGCGTGCGGCCGTACGGGCTGCCTCCAGGCGACCGCCTCCGACGGGGTCCTCGGCGCCGAGGCCGTGCGCCGCGGAATCGTCCCGGAGCCTTCCGTCAACCTCCTGGTCGACGCCGCCGCCACCGGCGACCCCCGCGCCGACCGGCTGCTGCGCGAACGCGCCCGTACCGTCGGCCGGGCCGCCGCACTGCTCCTCGACGTGTTCAACCCGGCCGTCATGGTGGTCGCCGAGCTGGCCAGCATCCTCCACGACGGCTACCTCGACGAGATCCGGGACGCGGCCGGCGACCGGGACCGCTACGGGCGGCGGATCGTCGCCCCGCAGGCGGGTCCCGCCGTACTCCCGGTAGCCTCCGCGACCGTCCTCCTCGCCCCGCTCTTTCGTGACCCCTCCCGACTCACATGAGAGGGCGAGATCACATCCGGTGGTTATAGGTCGTTCACAAGGACCCCCCTAACATTCGAGCCATGACGGTCCTGCCTGAT is a window encoding:
- a CDS encoding ROK family transcriptional regulator, producing the protein MPPTPGDSRAAANAASVLRAVLTHGPLARSDIPKLCGLSPAAVSRQTTALLRAGLLHEHPETEPHAAATGPGRPRIPLDLHTGPLGGPLAAGLHIGVPASTFSLVDLRGRVLARRAFPHAGRSPGSLPAEIAAALGRFLQASNPAGRPLLGVGAALGGWVRPADGTVVRHDALGWRDLPLAAELSDRLGLPVSVDNHARAVAHAEILFGRPEARSSLVHLFIGNVVDAAFGIEGTVHQGPEAAAGDVAHLPVPGSQTPCACGRTGCLQATASDGVLGAEAVRRGIVPEPSVNLLVDAAATGDPRADRLLRERARTVGRAAALLLDVFNPAVMVVAELASILHDGYLDEIRDAAGDRDRYGRRIVAPQAGPAVLPVASATVLLAPLFRDPSRLT